One segment of Fibrobacter sp. UWB10 DNA contains the following:
- a CDS encoding glycosyltransferase: MFTIVDFNNFWSPSGGGVRRYHLQKMAFYEQQEEVLSVFVMPDSKTYTEQKSNGLIIEHVEAYRFPGKWEYRFMWRPSQIKPILEKYKPQVIEVGSPYILPTVVRHVAKKVVPNAILLSFWHADFPITYVQRPVTNKFGRTLGILAKKVAFWYARQEFKHFDGIQVSCDEVLKRLEKNRLPKSHWIPLGCDIQMFSPAKRDEALVQKLKAGKPERLTIFFPHRFCEEKGIELLLGAYPLIAEKLGCEPALVFAGTGPYLPQVEEAVKKHSHIQYAGFISSIDEMARHYASVDMGLALSGWETFGLSILESMACGNAQIGASTGAAAEHVLNSGAGVVLKKRTPEALADAIVELYRSDLSQKKANARTYAEKFSWNDCFKRQLDLYKQIYNQKRKS, from the coding sequence ATGTTCACCATAGTTGATTTCAACAACTTCTGGAGTCCATCGGGCGGTGGCGTACGACGCTACCACCTGCAAAAGATGGCATTTTACGAACAACAAGAAGAAGTCTTGTCGGTGTTCGTGATGCCGGATTCCAAGACTTATACCGAACAGAAAAGCAACGGGCTCATTATCGAGCACGTGGAAGCGTACCGATTCCCGGGCAAGTGGGAATACCGCTTTATGTGGCGTCCGTCGCAAATCAAGCCCATCCTTGAGAAGTACAAGCCCCAAGTGATTGAAGTCGGTTCGCCCTATATTTTGCCGACCGTGGTGCGACACGTTGCCAAGAAGGTTGTGCCCAACGCCATTCTTTTGAGTTTCTGGCATGCGGACTTTCCCATTACCTACGTGCAACGCCCCGTGACAAACAAGTTCGGCCGTACGCTAGGCATTTTGGCGAAGAAGGTCGCCTTCTGGTACGCTAGACAAGAATTCAAGCATTTTGACGGCATCCAGGTTTCTTGCGACGAAGTCCTGAAGCGCCTCGAAAAGAATCGCCTGCCCAAATCGCACTGGATTCCGCTCGGTTGCGATATTCAGATGTTCTCGCCCGCAAAACGCGACGAAGCGCTTGTTCAGAAATTAAAAGCCGGAAAACCGGAACGACTCACTATCTTTTTCCCGCATCGTTTTTGCGAAGAAAAGGGAATCGAGCTCTTGTTGGGCGCCTACCCCCTGATTGCAGAAAAGCTGGGATGCGAACCGGCGCTTGTCTTTGCCGGCACAGGCCCGTACCTGCCGCAGGTCGAAGAAGCGGTCAAGAAGCATTCTCACATTCAATACGCCGGATTCATTTCGTCGATCGATGAAATGGCAAGACATTACGCCAGCGTAGACATGGGACTGGCCCTTTCGGGCTGGGAAACCTTCGGGCTTTCGATTCTGGAAAGCATGGCCTGCGGAAACGCCCAAATTGGGGCAAGCACAGGCGCCGCTGCTGAACATGTGCTGAACTCAGGTGCTGGCGTTGTCTTGAAAAAGCGCACGCCCGAAGCCCTGGCAGACGCCATTGTAGAACTTTACCGTTCGGACCTGAGCCAAAAGAAGGCAAACGCCCGAACCTACGCCGAAAAATTTAGTTGGAACGATTGCTTTAAGCGGCAATTGGACCTTTACAAACAAATTTATAATCAAAAGAGGAAATCATGA
- a CDS encoding Dabb family protein, with protein sequence MIRHIVFWKLKSEAEGASAKENGQKMVDAFHALAGKIPGLLSIESGLNFNKAELGNGDVEYDVALDTTFHTKAALDIYQNHPEHLAIVSFVKKVVTERHAVDFEF encoded by the coding sequence ATGATCCGTCACATTGTATTTTGGAAATTGAAGAGTGAAGCTGAAGGTGCTTCTGCAAAAGAAAACGGCCAGAAGATGGTCGATGCATTCCACGCTTTGGCCGGAAAGATTCCTGGTCTCTTGAGCATTGAATCGGGTTTGAACTTTAACAAGGCCGAACTGGGCAACGGGGATGTAGAATACGATGTCGCACTCGACACTACATTCCACACCAAAGCAGCACTCGACATTTACCAGAACCATCCGGAACATTTGGCAATTGTATCGTTTGTTAAAAAAGTCGTAACAGAACGCCATGCAGTTGATTTCGAGTTCTAA
- a CDS encoding UbiD family decarboxylase: protein MYRNLEQALLDLERAGMLKRIQREVDPYLEMAEIARQAFENKGPAILFEHVKGSPFRAVCNIFGTQERLDFLFRDTLKGTQTAVLFKSNPVEFFKHASPAKLLRAARTGLHSLPKKSGSLKDFKECKLSDLPQIVCWPNDGGAFLTLPQVATRPAENASIMTTNMGMYRVQISGNDYASNECGLHYQIKRDIARHHQKAIEEGRPLKVSIFIGGTPAQTVAAVMPMPENLSELLFAGMLGGKRFRYFIHDGYLVSSDADFCILGELQPDLKPEGPFGDHIGYYSDRHPFPYLKIEKVLCKKNAIYPFTVVGRPPQEDTLFGSFIHQITKPMVPASIPGLVALHAVDDAGVHPLCLALAHERFRPYAKPEDREPLELLKTANAILGFNQASLTKYLLIAAAEDEEAGHKIDVNDVAGFFGHVLERIDFSRDLHFETSTSIDTLDYTGSKLNHGSKLTLAAAGLKKRELRHNPEDLQSLKIPGITSAKIPMPGVIVLQGPAYDSSGRENFIAEIEEALAHWEFRENYPWISIVDSELDSSLDTSNLRDFLWLTFTRSDPAKDVFGYQARMSEKHWACEAPLIVDARIKPHHQKALTVPAEIREQAHQVLEEEKVFGGCK from the coding sequence ATGTACAGAAACCTGGAACAGGCACTGCTAGATCTTGAACGAGCAGGCATGCTCAAGCGCATTCAGCGCGAGGTGGACCCGTACTTGGAAATGGCCGAAATTGCCCGCCAGGCATTTGAAAACAAGGGACCGGCCATTCTTTTCGAACATGTGAAAGGAAGCCCGTTCAGGGCCGTTTGCAATATCTTTGGCACGCAGGAACGGCTTGATTTTCTGTTCCGCGACACCCTGAAAGGGACTCAAACCGCGGTCCTGTTCAAGTCGAATCCGGTCGAATTCTTTAAGCACGCCTCGCCCGCCAAGCTTTTAAGAGCCGCACGCACAGGCCTGCATTCACTCCCGAAAAAAAGCGGAAGCCTTAAGGATTTTAAGGAATGCAAGCTTTCGGACTTGCCGCAAATTGTCTGCTGGCCTAATGACGGCGGTGCCTTCTTGACGCTCCCGCAGGTAGCGACCCGACCCGCCGAGAACGCCTCGATTATGACGACGAATATGGGCATGTACCGCGTGCAGATTTCGGGAAACGATTACGCCAGCAACGAATGCGGGCTCCATTACCAAATCAAGCGCGACATCGCTAGGCACCACCAGAAAGCGATTGAAGAAGGCAGACCGCTTAAGGTCAGCATCTTTATCGGTGGCACGCCCGCGCAGACGGTGGCAGCCGTCATGCCCATGCCCGAAAACCTGAGCGAGCTCCTGTTTGCAGGTATGCTCGGCGGCAAGCGTTTCCGTTACTTTATTCACGACGGCTACCTGGTTTCGAGCGATGCGGACTTTTGCATTCTGGGCGAACTCCAGCCGGATTTAAAGCCCGAAGGCCCTTTCGGCGATCACATTGGCTACTATTCCGATAGGCACCCGTTCCCGTATCTCAAGATCGAAAAAGTCTTGTGCAAGAAGAACGCGATCTACCCCTTTACCGTCGTAGGGCGCCCGCCGCAAGAAGACACCTTATTCGGAAGCTTTATTCACCAGATTACAAAGCCCATGGTGCCCGCCTCGATTCCGGGGCTTGTGGCGCTCCACGCCGTCGATGACGCCGGCGTACACCCGCTTTGCCTAGCGCTTGCCCACGAACGCTTTAGGCCCTACGCCAAGCCCGAAGACCGCGAGCCGCTCGAACTCCTGAAGACGGCAAACGCTATTCTCGGATTCAATCAGGCAAGCCTGACCAAGTACCTTTTGATTGCCGCCGCCGAAGACGAAGAGGCCGGCCATAAAATCGACGTCAACGACGTTGCCGGATTCTTCGGGCATGTGCTGGAGCGAATCGACTTTAGCCGCGACTTGCATTTTGAAACCAGCACCAGCATCGACACGCTTGACTACACCGGAAGCAAACTGAATCACGGTTCCAAGCTGACACTTGCTGCCGCAGGCTTAAAGAAACGCGAACTGCGCCACAATCCCGAAGATTTGCAATCACTCAAGATCCCGGGAATTACCTCGGCCAAGATTCCGATGCCAGGCGTCATCGTTTTGCAAGGCCCCGCTTACGATAGCTCTGGCCGCGAAAACTTCATCGCAGAAATCGAAGAGGCGCTCGCTCACTGGGAATTCCGCGAGAATTATCCCTGGATTTCGATTGTCGACTCAGAACTCGATTCTTCTCTGGACACTAGCAATCTTCGCGATTTCTTGTGGCTAACCTTTACACGTTCTGATCCGGCAAAGGATGTTTTCGGTTATCAAGCCCGCATGAGCGAAAAGCACTGGGCATGCGAAGCCCCGTTGATCGTGGACGCTCGTATCAAGCCGCATCATCAGAAAGCGCTTACCGTGCCTGCAGAAATTCGAGAACAAGCGCATCAAGTTTTGGAGGAAGAAAAAGTTTTTGGGGGTTGTAAATGA
- a CDS encoding 1,4-alpha-glucan branching protein domain-containing protein encodes MHAHLPFVRHPDYTRFFEENWLFEAIAETYLPLVQAMRRLLEKGVPGTLNLSVSPPLIEMLSDESLLNKFSDHLKQQLKLIEKEVARNAGTDLETLSHFYLSRQHTLIDLWENRIHRNLLAEFLELEKAGKLNLLTCVGTHPFLPAYQSDPESIRMQLDVTVRTFERAFGRKPMGVWLPECGYFPGLDKYLAEFGLHYFFLETHGALLASPPPKYGVFTPLRTTQGLYCMGREQKSSMEVWSRRTGYPGHPEYREFFTDIARERPRDYLGEYFFAGDTPIDSGFKYKRITGGEHKEIYRPWNAMKLAEDHARLFVVNREATISELLVNMEGHKAAMLCPYDAELFGHWWFEGPIFLEEMLMRAASSSVIEFAGADQVMTNSADPDVHEPAFSSWGEGGFGSVWINGETDKYYPQSYRMRAMIDHLISIREKMGEGSPRGKLLTRYIKQMERELMLFQSSDWAFMIHNHSAEGYARRRLDDHYNNGHELFAEACKAILRNTDKPAASSILPGLEKTNNIFSWL; translated from the coding sequence ATGCACGCACATTTACCTTTTGTGCGGCATCCGGATTATACACGCTTTTTCGAAGAGAATTGGCTGTTTGAAGCTATTGCAGAAACCTACCTGCCCTTGGTGCAGGCCATGCGCCGTCTCTTGGAAAAGGGTGTGCCCGGGACGCTCAATTTAAGCGTTTCTCCTCCGCTGATTGAAATGCTTTCGGACGAAAGCTTGCTGAACAAGTTTTCGGACCATTTGAAACAGCAACTTAAGCTGATTGAAAAAGAAGTGGCCCGCAACGCGGGCACGGATTTAGAGACTCTCTCTCATTTTTACCTTTCGCGTCAGCACACGCTGATTGACTTGTGGGAAAATCGCATCCATCGCAACTTGCTTGCGGAATTCCTGGAGCTTGAAAAGGCTGGAAAGTTGAACTTGCTCACTTGCGTGGGCACGCACCCGTTCTTGCCGGCATACCAGAGCGATCCGGAATCTATTCGCATGCAGCTCGATGTCACAGTGCGAACGTTCGAGCGCGCTTTTGGCCGTAAGCCCATGGGCGTGTGGCTTCCTGAATGCGGCTACTTCCCGGGACTCGACAAGTACCTTGCCGAATTCGGCCTGCATTATTTCTTCTTAGAGACCCATGGCGCCTTGCTGGCGTCGCCTCCGCCCAAGTACGGCGTGTTCACGCCGCTGCGTACCACGCAGGGGCTTTACTGCATGGGCCGCGAACAGAAAAGTTCCATGGAGGTCTGGAGCCGCCGTACAGGTTATCCGGGCCACCCCGAGTACCGTGAATTCTTTACGGATATCGCCAGAGAACGCCCGCGTGATTATTTGGGCGAATACTTCTTTGCCGGCGATACTCCGATTGATTCTGGCTTTAAGTACAAGCGCATTACCGGTGGCGAACACAAAGAAATTTACCGCCCGTGGAATGCCATGAAACTCGCCGAAGACCATGCGCGACTTTTTGTGGTAAACCGCGAAGCCACCATTTCGGAATTGCTGGTGAACATGGAAGGCCACAAGGCAGCCATGCTTTGTCCCTACGATGCTGAACTTTTTGGCCACTGGTGGTTTGAAGGCCCGATATTCCTCGAAGAAATGCTGATGCGTGCAGCCTCTTCGTCGGTGATTGAATTTGCGGGCGCAGACCAGGTGATGACTAATTCTGCGGACCCCGATGTGCATGAGCCGGCTTTCTCCAGCTGGGGCGAAGGCGGTTTCGGCTCCGTTTGGATTAACGGTGAAACGGACAAGTATTACCCGCAATCGTATCGTATGCGGGCGATGATTGATCATTTGATATCTATTCGCGAAAAGATGGGCGAGGGGTCTCCGCGAGGAAAACTCTTGACCCGCTACATTAAGCAGATGGAACGCGAACTCATGCTGTTCCAGTCTTCGGACTGGGCGTTCATGATTCACAACCATTCCGCAGAAGGCTATGCTCGTCGCCGTCTCGACGACCACTACAATAACGGACATGAACTGTTTGCCGAAGCCTGCAAGGCAATTCTCCGCAATACGGATAAGCCTGCCGCAAGCTCCATATTGCCCGGTCTCGAAAAGACGAACAATATTTTCAGCTGGCTTTAA
- a CDS encoding DUF4912 domain-containing protein codes for MAIKKETETKSKIKAVVKEKVAKVAAKKTATLKTMKDAEEKAVKAVAKVKKAAATKVSKISDEVKKVAAKKTATKAAAPKAAEKPAAKVAAKPAVKPAAKPAVKPAVKPVAKPAIKPAVKAVPAKPVARKPRAKVSEKDVAKMAQSFDAEYLVLMQKDPNWMHAFWEVSENRINEAKHGKGKIVLRLFDIADDLTVQRGKKRKFRDVEVPANARSWYVENTAGKACVAVLGAVSGKNFMPIVESAPVMTFDKSAAAPAEDDAFAKASLGGNTLGNFMSSGFSSQTAESWLKKLGGNFGSSSESMFSGALSSAALQSNNIEVAKDSVNYGKDFFLWVKTRLIVYGGTRPDAHLQVRGEPFPLNPDGTFSFEEDLPDSTKIIPVFATDKDGDFPTTIVPIVVKRTE; via the coding sequence AAAAGGCTGTAAAAGCCGTAGCCAAGGTGAAGAAGGCTGCTGCAACGAAGGTTTCCAAGATTTCGGACGAAGTGAAAAAGGTCGCCGCGAAAAAGACTGCAACGAAGGCCGCTGCTCCAAAAGCTGCTGAAAAGCCTGCCGCTAAGGTTGCTGCAAAGCCCGCTGTTAAACCCGCCGCTAAACCGGCTGTTAAGCCTGCAGTAAAGCCTGTTGCAAAGCCCGCTATCAAGCCTGCCGTAAAGGCTGTGCCTGCAAAGCCGGTTGCAAGAAAGCCTAGGGCTAAGGTGTCCGAAAAAGATGTCGCCAAAATGGCACAGTCCTTTGACGCCGAATACCTGGTGCTCATGCAGAAGGACCCGAACTGGATGCACGCCTTCTGGGAAGTGTCCGAAAACAGAATTAACGAAGCGAAGCACGGTAAGGGGAAAATCGTTCTTCGTCTGTTCGACATTGCCGATGACCTTACGGTGCAGCGCGGCAAGAAGCGCAAGTTCCGCGATGTCGAAGTTCCGGCAAATGCCCGTAGCTGGTATGTCGAAAATACCGCCGGCAAGGCCTGCGTCGCCGTTCTCGGTGCCGTATCCGGCAAGAACTTTATGCCCATTGTGGAATCGGCTCCGGTCATGACTTTTGACAAGTCCGCAGCCGCTCCTGCCGAAGACGATGCCTTTGCCAAGGCTTCTCTCGGTGGCAACACGCTCGGCAACTTCATGAGTTCCGGATTCTCTAGCCAGACGGCTGAATCTTGGCTCAAGAAGCTTGGCGGTAACTTTGGTAGCTCTTCGGAATCGATGTTCTCGGGCGCCCTTTCTAGCGCTGCCCTCCAGTCGAACAACATCGAAGTCGCTAAGGATTCCGTGAACTACGGTAAGGATTTCTTCCTGTGGGTCAAGACTCGCTTGATCGTTTACGGCGGAACTCGTCCGGATGCACACCTCCAGGTGCGCGGCGAACCGTTCCCGCTGAACCCGGATGGCACCTTCAGCTTTGAAGAAGACTTGCCGGATTCTACCAAGATCATTCCGGTGTTTGCGACCGACAAGGATGGCGATTTCCCGACCACGATCGTTCCGATTGTCGTGAAGCGCACGGAGTAA